One Candidatus Bathyarchaeota archaeon genomic window carries:
- a CDS encoding glycosyltransferase family 2 protein, whose protein sequence is MVDLQNFGFNDVSTQLIVAALNEEEGIGATLREFKGIMGNMPILVVDGNSQDRTVEVAKDLGADLVFQDGSGKGDAIAKGISLIDDKTKYVVLTDADYTYPAEYVPGMIEVLEREPEVGMVCGNRFGGKTADKSFHRQFYLGNKMLAFAHNFLIGAALDDPLTGLRVIKAEILKNWKIKSKGFDIEVELNSQVLKQGYLIVEVPIKYRARLGEKKLKVRDGTTILKRIISESSAHLL, encoded by the coding sequence GTGGTAGATTTACAAAACTTCGGTTTTAATGATGTTTCCACTCAACTTATTGTGGCAGCTCTAAACGAGGAGGAGGGCATAGGTGCTACTTTAAGGGAATTTAAGGGTATTATGGGTAATATGCCAATTCTAGTTGTTGATGGGAACAGTCAGGACAGGACGGTTGAGGTTGCCAAAGATTTAGGGGCTGACCTTGTATTTCAGGATGGCTCTGGTAAGGGAGACGCAATCGCCAAAGGAATCAGCCTTATTGACGATAAAACGAAATATGTTGTCTTGACTGATGCTGATTACACTTACCCTGCTGAATATGTTCCAGGTATGATTGAAGTTCTGGAGCGAGAGCCCGAGGTAGGTATGGTTTGCGGGAACCGATTCGGTGGAAAAACTGCTGATAAATCATTTCATCGTCAGTTCTATTTGGGTAATAAGATGCTTGCATTTGCACATAATTTCTTGATCGGAGCCGCACTTGATGACCCGCTAACTGGACTGAGAGTAATCAAAGCAGAGATTCTAAAGAATTGGAAAATAAAATCAAAAGGGTTCGATATTGAAGTTGAACTTAACTCTCAGGTCTTAAAACAGGGCTATCTTATTGTTGAGGTCCCAATTAAGTATCGTGCAAGGCTTGGAGAAAAGAAGTTAAAAGTACGAGATGGCACAACAATTCTTAAAAGAATAATTTCAGAAAGCAGCGCTCATTTACTTTAA